The Gemmatimonadota bacterium genome contains the following window.
GGTCTCGTCGGCCCAGGCCACGTCGGTTTCATAGAACACCCTGTCCTCGTAGGCCATGAGCCAGATTCCGGCGGTACCCTGTATGCGCAGAAAGTGTTCGACTTCCGGGAATTCTTCCTTCAGCGCCGGACCGAGCAGGGGCTGCGTCTTGACGTCGCTTCCTTCGACGATCCGGTAGATCCGGTCCGCGTTCTCGTGGTAAAGGTCGTAACTCGACTCGTTCTGAACGTAGAGGAGGATCGATATGGCGCAGGCGAAACCAATGGTCAGTCCCAGGATGTTGTTCAGCGCATAGCTCTTGTACCTGGTGAGATTCCGGACCGCGATGATGAAATAGTGTCTGAACATGGTGGGACTACCTGACTGGGGATTACTCACAGTCGTTCTTCATTGACTCGAACGCCAACTCGCTGGCACGGTCACCCCTGCCTCAACGCGTTCACCGGGTTCCGACGCGAAGCGGCCACCGCATGCGCCCCGATCGTCAGCCAGGCGATGACCAGGGCCACGACGCCCCCGGCCAGAAACCATGTAAAGTCGAGAGCCGCGACGTAGGCGTAGTTCTGCAGCCAGCGCGTCATGACGACGTAGGCCAGCGGCCAGGCGATCAGGTTGCCCAGCAGGACGTGTTTCATGAAGTCCTTCGACAGCAGTACGACGATGGTGGAGACCGATGAACCGAGCACCTTGCGGATCCCGATTTCCCGGGTGCGCTGCTGAATCGAATAGGAAGCCAGTCCGAGGAGTCCGAGACAGGCCACCAATACGCCCAGTACCGCGAAGATCGCGAAGACCTCGCCGAGCCGCCGGTCATCCTGGTACAGCCGGTCGAAATCCTCGTCCAGGAAGGTGTATTCCAGGGGAAAGCCCGCATCGACGTTTCGCCATGCCTCCCCGATACGTGAAATGGTCTCGGGAATCCGACCGGGTTCGAGCCGGACGAGCACGAAAATGTGATAGGAACTCGTTAGAATAACGATCGGTTCGATCTCCTCGTGAATGGTACGGAGATGGAAATCTTCTACCACGCCGATGACATTTCCTTTCTTCCCGCCGAAGGGCAGCCACGCGAACGGTTTGCCTATGGCTTCCGGCGGAGTGCCCCAACCAAGGTAACGAACGGCCGTCTCGTTGAGCAGGAAGCCCGTGGTCGAGTCCGTCCCCCAGTCCGTCGAGAAGTTCCGCCCGGCTGCCAGATTGATCTCCAGGACATCCAGGAAGGACTCGTCCACCTGCAGCGTGGCCATCATGAGGTGGTCTTCCGGCGCCATGCCATCGGGCCGGACCGCCATGATCGGGATCACCCGCATTCCCGGTACACCGCTTGCCGTGGCCACGCCCCGTACACCGGGCAATTGGGACAGTCGTTCTTTTAGTACGGGCGTATTCCGACGCTGCGTGGATCCCGTGATGGGAAGCACCATCACCTGTTCCTTGTTGAAACCAAGCCGCTTGGTACTAATATATTCGAGCTGATCGTAGATGATCGCCGTGCTGACCAGCAGGAAGATGGACATGGCGAACTGTATAACGACCAGGATCTTCCGCAGATTCAGTCCCCGCCGGCTCGAATCCAGATTGCCCTTTAGTACATCGGTGGGCACAAATCCGGAGAGGTAGATCGCCGGATAACTTCCGGCGGCCAATCCCATAATGATCGTACCGAATGTGAGCGCGGTCAATACCAGTCCGTTCGAGAGCGGGAAGATCAGCTGCTTCCCGGCGATCGCATTCAACGCGGGCAGGGCGAGCTGCACCAGGATCACCGAAGTCGCCATGGCGAGTGCCGCCATGACGACGGCCTCTCTCAGGAACTGCCCCAGCAACTGGGTCCGGTTGGCGCCCATTACTTTCCGGACGCCTACTTCCCGGGCGCGCATGGCCGACCGGGCCGTAGCCAGGTTGACGAAATTGATGCACGCGATCAGCGGAATCAGGAACGCGATGAGCGTGTAGAGGACCACGAAGCGGATGTCGCCGTTGGGCTCGAGTTCGCTTTCCCGGTGCGAATGCAGGTGGATGTCGGCGAGCGGTTGCAGCGACGGGCTCAGCACGACGCCCGTTTCGCGGTATTTGTCCCCGGCGTATCGTTCAAGGAAGTCCGGAAACTGCGCTTCGAGGTCGGCCGGGTCCGTGTTTTCACGCAATCGGATGTACGTGTAGAAGTTGTCATGAACCTCCCAGTTTTCCCGGTAGTAACTGCCTATGGTGGCCAGGGAGGAATAGGAGGTAAACATGTCCGCCCGCATATGGGTATTGACGGGCAGGTCCCGCATGATTCCGGTGACCTTGAAATCGTAGGTGTTATCCACGCCCAGAATCTGCCCCATGGCCTCTTCACCGCCGAAGTACTTGGCCGCCATCGTTTCCGAGATGACGATCGTAAAGGGCTCTTCCAGCGCGGTATTCGGATCTCCGGCGACCAGGGGGATGTCGAACAGGTCGAACAGGCCGTCTTCCACCCAGATGACCTTTTTCTCATAGAATTGCATTTCTTCTCTATGAAACAGCCAGGAAGAGGCCGTACCCCGCATTCGAACGAACCGCTCGACCTCGGGATAGTCCCGCATCAGCGCCGGCGCCCAGCTCAAGGGCGATCCCGCCGTCTGGATGGTCTGCCCGCCGCTTTCTATATCGTCCACGATCCGGTAAATCCGATCCGCGTCAGGGTGATAGCGGTCGTAGCTGAGCTCGTCCTGGACGTACATCACGATCAGCATGCATGCCGCCATGCCGATAGCGAGTCCGACGATATTGATGAGGGAATAGACGGGTTGCCTGAGGAGGTTGCGCAGGGTGACCGTGAGGTAGTTGCGGATCATATGTGCATTACATGATTGAAGTGTCAGTACGTTACGGTTCGCCGACCCTATTCAGACCGCAGGGTCTCCACAGGATTCACCATCGAGGCGGTGACTGCTTTTGCACTGACCGTAACCAGGGCGATGACCAGCGCCAGAAGGCCGGCGATCAGGAACCACCCCGGGCCGATGTCGACCCGGTAGGCGAAGTTCTGCAACCAGTTGCTCATGGCCCAGTAGGCCAGGACCCAGGCGATCGGTACGGCAACTGCTACCAGTTTGAGAAAGTCCTTCGAAAGCATGTATACGATGCGAGCCACCGAAGCCCCCATGACCTTGTGGATTCCGACCTCCCTGACTCGCTGCCGGATGGCGAATGAAGTCAGGCCGAACAGGCCCAGACAGGCAATAAAGATGGCCAGGAAACTGAAAGCGCCCAACAGATTTGCGGTGCGTTGCTCCGACTGGTACAGTCGCTCGAAATCTTCATCCAAAAACGAATAGGCCAGGGGGTAATGGGGAAATACCGAAGCCCATGTCTCTTCGATCGCACGGATTCCTTCGGGTATATTCTGCGCCTGCAGACGTATCGCCGCCTGACCGCCGCCTCGGCTCAGGAGCCTCAACTGCATGGGACCCGCCGCGTCATGAAGGCTTTGCATATGGAAATCCTCGACGACGCCGATGATCCTGACGGGCCGGCCTCCTCTGTATCGTACCTGCTGTTTAACGATTTCCTCCGGCGCGGCCTGGCCCAATCGTTCAATCGCAGACCGGTTCAGGATCACCGCGTTATTCGAATCATCGTTGAGCGCACTGGAAAACGGGCGTCCGGCCAGCAAATCAAGGCCAAGGGTCTCTACGAAACCGGTAGATACAAATAAAGCGGGAATCCCGATCAGGTCTTCTTCCGGTTGATCCGCCAGACGGGTCGGAAAGGAAGGAATCATAGCGGAACTGGCCATACGTCCCGGCATCAAAACAGATCGAGTAATACCCTGAATCTGAGGACGCTGAGAAAGTCGTGTCTTGAAGGCCTCGAAATTCCGATCCACTCCAGTGACGAGCGGAATAACGACGACCTGGTCCCTATCAAATCCCAGGTATCTACTTTGCATGTAATCCAGCTGCTGATACACCATCGCGGTGCTGACGATCAGCAGAATCGACAGCGTAAACTGCACCACCACAAGACCTTTTCGCAGCATGGAACCGGTCATGCCGCCCGTCATTTCATCCTTGAGGATCCGGATCGGGTGAAATCCGGAGACAAACAGTGCCGGATAACTACCGGACAACAGACCTGTAAAGACCGCGATGCCCAACAGCCATAGCAACGTCTCCGGGTATTCCAGGTAACTGATCTGTATTCCTGCTCCCGCCAGCGTGTTGAACCAGGGCAGGATGGCCGTAAAGAGCCCCAGAGCCACCATAAAGGCCAGGCCGGCCGAAATCATGGCCTCGCCCATAAACTGTATCACCAACGCGCTTCGCTGGGCGCCGGCGGTTTTCCGAATGGCCACTTCTTTGGATCGGGCGGCGGACTGCGCCGTGGCCAGATTCATGAAGTTTATACAGGCGATGAGCACGATAAAAAAAGCCACAGCCGTGAAAACGTAGATATAACCGATATCGCTATGACCGGTCATATCCCGTTCCAGCTGCGACCGCAGATGGATGTCGGTCACAGGCTGCAGCCGGGGACTGAAGGGCACGTTACGCGCCGCGAGCGGCTGAAGAGGCTCATAGGTATCTACCCACCTGGCGATCTTGGCCTCCAATTCTCCAGAAGCTGTTCCTTCCGCCAGCAGAATGTACGTGTAATGCTGCGCACCAAACCAGGCCGTTGCATACTGCTCACGACGGTTTTCGACATTGAGATTCTCGCTGACCAGATAATCGGCGGTGAAGTGGGAATTGGACGGAATCGCTTCCATAACGCCCGTCACACGGAAGTCGTATGTGTCATCTGCGCGGATAAACTTGTCTATGGGATTCTCATCGCCGAAGAGCTTGGCCGCCATGGGTTCGCTGATGACGATCGTTCGTTCAGGATACGCGTAGTCGTCCAGCGCGGTTTCCGGACCGCCCTGAGTAAGCGGCAAGGTAAAGATGTTGAAGAAGTCTTTGCCTACCGTATAGACATCGCTTTCCAGGTACGCGTTATCCCCATAGGACATCATCCAGATATTCGTTGTGCCCCGCATCCGCACATATTCCTCTACCTCCGGGAACTGGTCTTTGAGCGCCGGTCCCAACGCGGGCGGTGTGCGTGCGAAGTTGCCGTTTACCACGCGGTAGATCCGATCGGCTTTCTCATGGAAACGGTCGTAGCTCAGTTCGTGCTGGATATACAATAAAATCAGCATGCAGCACGTGATGCCGATCGCCAGTCCGAGGATGTTGATGCTGCTGTATCCTGGCTGCCGGATCAGATTACGCAGGGCAACGCTGAGATAATGAACTATCACAGGTACCTCTGGTCGAGTGCGCGGTTGACGGAAAGGAATTGCTGAGTATAAAGAGCGGACGCACTACATGTTCGGATACTGGATGGACAGGATGATCAACTTCGCGTACTGGTACTCGGGCATTCCTTAATCGATCTCCGGCTCAATCACCCCTGCCTCAGCGCATTGACCGGATTCCGACGCGACGCCGCGACCGCATGCGCCCCTATGGTCAGCCAGGCGATGACCAGCGCGAGCATGCCGCCCGCCACGAACCATCCATATTGGATTTCCGCATTGTAGGCGTAGTTCTGCAGCCAGTTGCTCATGACGAGGTAGGCCAGCGGCCAGGCGATCACGTTGGCCCAGAGGACGTACTTCATGAAGTCCTTCGAAAGCAGGATCACGATGGCGGAAACCGACGAGCCGACGACCTTGCGGATCCCGATCTCGCGCGTGCGCTGCTGGATCGAGAACGAAGCCAGGCCCAGGAGGCCCAGGCAGGCCACGAAGATCGCGAGAAAGGCGAAGACGGCGAAGATCTCGCCGAGTTGCCGGTCGGTCCGGTACAGCGCGTCGAAATCCTCGTCCAGGAAGGTATATTCGAGCGGGTACCGGGAATCCACGTCGTTCCACACTTCCTCGATGCGTCCGACGGTTTCCGAGATCCCCCCGGGTACGATCCGAATCAGGATGAAAGTGTGATAGGGGCTGGTCGTGATTACGGCGGGTTCGATCTCTTCGTGTATCGTGCGCAGGTGGAAATCCTCCACCACGCCGATCACCCGGCCCGGCGCCCTTTCCCAGGAGAGCCGCTCGAACTGCCGGCCGATCGCATCGAGGGGCGAACCCCATCCCAGGCTGCGGACGGCCGTCTCGTTCAGCAGGTACGCGCTGGTCGTATCCGTGCTCCAGTCCGATGAGAAGTTCCGCCCGGCGAGCACCTCGATGCCCATGACATCGATGAAATGCTCGTCCGCGTGCAGCGTGGCCATCATCAGGTGATCCTCCGGCCGCATGCCTTCGGGCCGCACCTCCAGGATCGGCAAAATCCGCATGCCCGGCACGCCGGTGGTCGTGGAAATCCCCACCACGCCAGGCAGTTCCGACAGGCGCCGTCTAAGTACAGGCGTGTTCACCTGCTGCGGCGAACCCGTAATGGGGACGACCATTACGTGTTCCTTGTCGAAACCCAAACGCTTGGTCTGGATGTACTCGAGTTGATCGTAGATGATGGCTGTGCTGACCAGCAGGAAGATGGACATGGAGAATTGGACCACGACCAGCACCTGCCGCATCCCCAGACCCTTCTTGCCCGACTCCGGGCTGCCTTTCATGACCACGGCTGGCAGGAAACCGGACAGGTATGCTGCCGGATAGCTGCCGGCGGCCAGTCCGATCGCGGTCGTGCCGAGGACCAGCACGGCCAGCACCCTCCAGTCGGTCAGCGGCAACGCGAGCTGCTTCCCGGCGATCTCGTTTACGGCAGGCAGGACGAGTTGAACCAGGATGACGGCCACGACCGCGGCGAGGCCCGCCATGAGGACCGACTCTCCCAGGAACTGCCGGATCAACTGGATACGGTTCGCTCCCAGGATCTTTCTCACGCCCACCTCCCTGGCGCGCATTTCGGAACGGGCCGTGGCCAGGTTGATGAAATTTATGCATGCGATGATCAGGATCAGGAACGCGATGACCATGAAGAGGGCCACGTAACGGATATCGCCGTTGGGTTCGTGCTCGCTCTCCCGGTTCGAATAGAGATGGATGTCCACGAGGGGCTGGAGGGACGGCCGCAGGCTGATGCCCGCCTCCCGGTACTGGTCGCCCGCGTGGCGCTCAAGGAAGGCCGGCAGCTTCGCTTCGAATTCGTGCGGGGACACGTTCTCCCGGAGCCGGATGTAGGTGTACAGGTTCCGGTGATACGCCCAGTCGTCCAGGTCCCAGGACCGGATCACATTCATCGTGGAATAGGAAACCAGCATGTCCGGCCGCAAATGGGCGTTGGTCGGGACGTTCTTCATGACGCCCGTCACCATGAAGTCCCAGCGATTGTCGAGATTGACGGCCTTGCCGATGGGATCTTCGACGCCGAAGTACTTGAACGCCAGATCCTCCGAAATCACCATCGAGTATGGCTCGGACAACGCGGTGGCCGGGTCGCCCAGGACCAGGGGCATGCTGAACATCTCAAACAGTTCCGGTTCCGCCCAGATGACCTTGCGCTCGTAGTAGATGGTGTTCCCGAGATCCACCAGCCACGCGGTTTCCGTGCCTCGAATGCGGACGAGGAGCTCGATCTCGGGGAAGTCGCGCCTGAGGGCGGGTCCCCATCCGGTGGGCGTACCGGCCGTCTGTACGATCTGGCCCCCACTCTCGATATCGTCGACGATCCGGTAGACTCGATCCGCATGGGGATGATGCCGGTCGTAGCCGAGTTCATCCTGGATATACAGGAGGATCAGGATGCAGGTGGCCATGCCGATGGCGAGCCCGGCGATGTTGATGAGCGAGTAGGCGGGATGCCTGCGGAGGTTGCGCAGGGCCACGCTTAAGTAGTTCTGGAACACTTATGTCTCTTCCGATCTGATGGTGTTGCGATCGTCATCGTTCTGTTTGTCCTGTCCGGCCGGTACGTTATGTCCGTCCCGTCCGTCCTGTCTGCGGACCCGCTCCGTTATAACGATTCTCGGCCGGTCGCCGCGGTTGGAAGATGCGGTATGGATGATCCAGGGATGCATGAAGATCACGTCACCGGGATCGCCGGTGAATTCGACGGCCTGCACGGGAATGCCGGACACATCGACGGGATTCGCAAGGTATCGGTCTTCGCGGTTTACACCCGAATCGCGGACGCCGCCCAGGTCGCGGGACCACAGATCCCGCAGATTCGGCGCCGCCCGCTTGACCGCATTGGTGATGTCTTTGGACCGGCCCTCGCCTATCAGCTCCGGTTGCCGGGCGAGGTGGCGGACGAGCCGGTGAGAACCGGCGAGGGCAATCGTCGCGCCGCCGCGAGCGGCCAGCGGTTCCAATATGGCGAAAACCTGTACGCCTGGGTTTGTCTCTGACGCAGGATCTACGGCGATCTGCAGGTCCATGTGCCAGGAATGGTTGGGCAGAAACCACGGGCCCGCAGCGGGGAAGGTAAGCAGAAGCGCCCCCCAGGGGCTTGGTTTCTCCCAGTGGCCGGGTTCGAGGAATTCGTCTATAGCTGCTTGAACGGCCGAGCCGCAGGTTGGTTCGAAGGCGCCGGAACGCATCAGCCTGTTGAAACCCTTGGGTTTCGTCTCCGGCCAGGCCTCCGGATCATCGCGCGGAATCCTGCACCTCTGCTCCAGGTCGTCCCAGACGCGGTCGAGCACGGAATGGACGTCCGTTTCCGGAAGCATACGTGGTACACGAACCCAGCCGTGCTCATCAAATATGGATTTCTGCGCAGTGGTCAACATGGTTGTGCATCGCCCAATCGTTTGAGTCGTGCCAGGCGCTCGGACTCGTTTTCCGTCAGCCAACCGTCTTCCGACAGTTCCTGGTAGGCGCGGCCGAAGTATGGCCGTGCTTCATCCGGCCTTTCCAGCGTCAACAGGCACTCGGCGATTTCCTCGAAGACGTAGCCGTCCGACGTGCCGTCCGCTTCGTGTTCCACGAGTAGGGACTGCTGCACGGCCAGCGCTTCTTCGATACGTCCGAGCGAACGCTTCGCCCTGCCGACGGTCCACTTCGCAATCCGCGTCGCTTGAGGATTGTCCCGCTCGGTACGCCAGGCAAGCCCCTTTTCGAAGAGTTCCAGTGCCATTTCGTACTCGCCCGCGTCGTGGTACGTCCACCCGGTGTTGTTGTAGAGGGCGCCGAGCCAGCCCCTTGCACGCGGATCGTCAGATGCTTCCGCGGCCTCCATCGCCCTGTTATTCCACATAAGGGATGCATCTGCCGGCTCGCAGATCCCTAGCATGTGGGCCGCGTCCACGGCGTGATAGTCCTCGCCGGCCTGTCGCGCCCGTTCCCAGGCTTCTTTGAAGAGCGGCCGTGCGGCTTCGACGTCTCCTGCTGAGTTGAAGGTGCGGCCGCGTTCGAGGAGAAGACGGACACGGGTGGTCTGTGTAACGTCGTTTAAAGGGTTGTCAATATTAACAATCAATGTTTCAGCGTTGTCGAGGATACCGTGGGCTTCGACGAACTGCCGTCGAAGGCTATGGGTCCGCGCGATCTGTGTGAGAAGCTGGGCGTGATAGTCGTGATTGCCAGCGCTCTCGGCGACGGGCAGCAGCCCTCGGAAGGTCTTCTCGGTTTTCGCCGGATCGTTGTAGTTCCAGAGTTGGTCGAAGTCGGGGAGGTTACTCATGGTGGCCGATTCCTGTGAAGCACCTAATCCCCATTCTCGAGGATTCCGCTCGTCAACCCGTCACATCTGCCCGCCCACGGGCACGTGGGGCTCTACGTACTCCACGATCAACTCGACCTGGTGCAGCACGCGGTCGCCGCCCATTCCGGTGAATCGCTTATCCAGCACGACCTCGACTTCGTTTCTACCTTCGCGAACCAGATCGACCGGCAGATCGAAAGTGAACCAGAAGTGGGTCAGGATGCGTTCCGGAAGACCGCTTCTTGCGGCCGTGTAGGAGACGATGCCGCCGTAATGGTGTGTGCTATCCGACGGTGTGACCGTCTCGTCGTTGAACCGGAACGAGATCTCGTCCTCCGGACAGCAGTGCCCGATACGTACGCCAAGTTTCACGCCTTTGAGTTCGCCATCGTTCCGGGCGTCGGCCAGCCGATCTCCAACCAGGAATGGTACCCGGGCGGGCACCCCTTCTGCGAGATCCACGGGGAGATTGCGCTCGGAGGCGTGCGGTTCCGCGTCCGGTTCCCGGTGTGTCGGGAAATAGTGCTTCTTCTTCCTGAGGTGAATATCCGGATCGGCCATCTCGCGAAAGACCTGGTATTCGCGGTCGGTGTGCGGCCAGGGCAGGTCCGACAGGTACAGTCCGTCGGCACCCTTGGTGCGGTAGTTGGCCGCCGCAGCCCGGTACATCTCAATGGTCGGCAAATGGTGCCGGTCGTCGTAGGGCGACCTACCCAGCATGGGGTAGACCGGCGTCTTTGATCCTGCGGCCGCTTCGACCACCCAATCGACGGGCATCTCCTGGTCGAAGAGGAAGCTCTCGGTCCAGGGAACCACGATATCCAGGAGACCGTCCTCGAGCCAGGTGCGCACGTCCATGCCCAGGGCGAGATTCGCTTCCTCCGTAGCACGCACCCTTGCGGCCAGGCATAGCGACGCTCCGCGTGCCTTGCCGAGGCGATCGAGCAGCTGTCTGACCTCCCGCATGAAATCCGTAAGCACCGGCGCTTTCTCCCGTGCCTCCGACGGTTTGAAGAACACGCCCACGTAGGGATCGAACTCCAGCCCGTCCATGCCGTACCGGCCGCATACCTCCTCGATGACACCGAGCCGCTCCGAGCGCACGTCTTCGCGGGTGTAGTCCGCACAACCGGCGGCCCGGGGATAATCGGGATGGTTCTCGCCGATCATGATCTCCGGGTGATCCCGCTTGAGACGGCCCAGCATGTAGGGGTTGTCGTCGTCCGGCGAAGTGGGCTCGGTCATCCGCAGGCTGCCCAGGATGCGCCGCCCCTTCTCGTGCGCCCGTTCCACCGCGACGGCGAGCGGATCGATACCTGCCTCGAGCGCCAGATTCAGGTTCTTCGTCGCCCACCACCACATCATGCTCATGTTGTGCTCTTCGACGCCTTCTCCCCACTTCAGGCCGGCCTGGCTGCCATGGAGAAAGGTCTCTCCCGAACCCAGGCCGTAGACCAGGGTATCCACTTCGGTACCCAGGATCTCGTCCACGGGTTGCCGCCACTGGTGCAGGCTCATCGGCGGTTCGTGGCGGTAGATGCTGTAGTGACGGGCATCGTTATAGTGAATCAGCTTCGGTTTTCGCATGGCTTCCTCGCCGGTGGTCGAACGGCTTCTTCGCCCTTCCGATCTCAAGTAGACAAAATTTCCGTCAGGATATTGTACAATTGTACAGTGCCCAAGCCTGCAAGGGACCCAGATTCGCAAGCGACCCAGGTCCGCAATCGACCAAATTCCCTGAGCGGCCCTATCACTTCTCGAGCACGACGCCTTCACGCTCGATGCGGGCGAACATTGCCTGGTATTCCTCGGTGCCGTCATCATCCCAATACTCGGTGGCAATGGGTGCGTCGTAGCTCATGGGGACCATGCCGCGCCGCCGGTCGGGCCGCACCATGAAAATCGAATCCTCCGGGTCGGCGATGTTGTACATCCGCGCGCCGTTCTCGAATTGCGACCGGATGATCCACCTGTCCTGGCGCGCCAGTTCGAGTCGCTTGAGTCGCTCCAGTTCCTCGCGGTCCAGCGTGACCCCGAGCCCGGGCGTCTCCGGAACCCGCACGAATCCGTTGACGGGCTCGAGCCGTTCCGCGGCCACATCGGTCTTCCAGGTCTCCGTCGCGCTGATGAAGTGGAAGTTCGCCGAAGGGAAGGCCGCCATCATGTGTGCGATCATGGCCCGGGTGATGTTCCCGCCCACGTTCTGAAGCATGAAGGGACTGTCGTCCGCGGCGAACAGGCCCGCCCGCCGCGCCGCCTCGCCGATCGGCTGATGCCCCAGCATGTACGCGTCCGCGGGTTTCATCAGGACTTCGTAGGTCGCCCCCATGGGGAAATGATGCAGGACGACCGGCAACCGGGTGCGCTTGCGCAGTTCGATGTAGCCCTGGATGTCTCCCGGAGGCAGGGGGTCTTCGAAGCAGCCGGCCACCGGGAACCGCTCCAGCTTGTCCAGGAGTTCGGGCATGTGGTCGTCGGTGCCGTGCATGGTGAAATCGTAGTGGATCCTGAACCCCTCCGGTGCCACGGCCTGCATCGCCTCGGTCTGGTCCATGACGTTCTCGAAGGGCGAGAGATGGTACTTCATCCAGGTGTAGCCGCGGGACGAATACTCGCGCACCGCTTCGGCCATGCGGTCCGGGTGTGTAGACACGGTCCAGCTTCCCACCGGCACCCAGGAACGGACCTTCTGTCCGAACAGCTTGTAGACCGGCACGCCCGCGGCCTTGCCCATCAGGTCGTACATCGCCGTGCCCAGCGCCAGGGAGGTCTCGTCACCGATCCATTCGAAGGGGTTCGTCCCTATGTAACGGTCGACCACTTCCTCCGGCTCCGCGGCATGCCCTTCGCCCAAACCGGTGAGCCCGTCGTCGGTATGCACGACGTAGACCGTCCGCTTCGCCGGTCCGTAGAAATGATTGAGCTGGTAAGCGATCCAGTCCTCGTATTCGAGGGTGATCTCGTGTGCCTCGATCTCGGTGACCTTCATGAGGAGTTCCTGTTCTGTAGGAAAAACGCGATGAGTTCCTTCCGAACTGCACTGCACCGGTGGACAACGCCGTGAGATTCATCCGGGTACATGATGAATTCGGCTCCGCGGATCTTCGACGCGAGATCCCTTCCCCATGCTACAGGCACCTCACGGTCATTGGCACCGTGGACCACGCGTGTCGGAACAGATATCTGGGCACAGGTTTCCGTCAGGTACCGGTCTAGATAGGTTGAGATCGCCCG
Protein-coding sequences here:
- a CDS encoding tetratricopeptide repeat protein; translation: MSNLPDFDQLWNYNDPAKTEKTFRGLLPVAESAGNHDYHAQLLTQIARTHSLRRQFVEAHGILDNAETLIVNIDNPLNDVTQTTRVRLLLERGRTFNSAGDVEAARPLFKEAWERARQAGEDYHAVDAAHMLGICEPADASLMWNNRAMEAAEASDDPRARGWLGALYNNTGWTYHDAGEYEMALELFEKGLAWRTERDNPQATRIAKWTVGRAKRSLGRIEEALAVQQSLLVEHEADGTSDGYVFEEIAECLLTLERPDEARPYFGRAYQELSEDGWLTENESERLARLKRLGDAQPC
- a CDS encoding mandelate racemase/muconate lactonizing enzyme family protein, with the protein product MKVTEIEAHEITLEYEDWIAYQLNHFYGPAKRTVYVVHTDDGLTGLGEGHAAEPEEVVDRYIGTNPFEWIGDETSLALGTAMYDLMGKAAGVPVYKLFGQKVRSWVPVGSWTVSTHPDRMAEAVREYSSRGYTWMKYHLSPFENVMDQTEAMQAVAPEGFRIHYDFTMHGTDDHMPELLDKLERFPVAGCFEDPLPPGDIQGYIELRKRTRLPVVLHHFPMGATYEVLMKPADAYMLGHQPIGEAARRAGLFAADDSPFMLQNVGGNITRAMIAHMMAAFPSANFHFISATETWKTDVAAERLEPVNGFVRVPETPGLGVTLDREELERLKRLELARQDRWIIRSQFENGARMYNIADPEDSIFMVRPDRRRGMVPMSYDAPIATEYWDDDGTEEYQAMFARIEREGVVLEK
- a CDS encoding alpha/beta hydrolase, which encodes MKERGVLPEYEERIARSVKQCTRKDLAHWYATQLRAISTYLDRYLTETCAQISVPTRVVHGANDREVPVAWGRDLASKIRGAEFIMYPDESHGVVHRCSAVRKELIAFFLQNRNSS